A single Pseudodesulfovibrio aespoeensis Aspo-2 DNA region contains:
- a CDS encoding recombination-associated protein RdgC has product MSILSASLGLTRYRIIEDVPADLLRQVPEKLRQFCFVDIDATAEERSFGWTNIDDMLDMNWTKSPPEKAEYFAFGLRLDTRRISPAVLKKHTTIALNRELEHNKEQGKNFVSRDRKREIKEQTTLRLRARTFPIPAVFDLIWNPGANRVYLSTTNAKVRALFEDYFTLTFDLHLEPLTPFFMAMDLLGEDAAPRLEHLDPTIFV; this is encoded by the coding sequence TTGAGCATTCTCTCCGCCAGCCTCGGGCTGACGCGCTACCGGATCATCGAGGACGTTCCTGCGGACCTGCTGCGCCAGGTGCCGGAGAAACTGCGCCAGTTCTGCTTCGTGGACATCGACGCCACAGCGGAGGAGCGCTCGTTCGGCTGGACCAACATCGACGACATGCTGGACATGAACTGGACCAAGTCGCCACCGGAAAAAGCCGAGTATTTCGCCTTTGGCCTGCGCCTCGACACCCGCCGGATTTCGCCCGCGGTGCTCAAGAAGCACACCACCATCGCCCTGAACAGGGAGCTTGAACACAACAAGGAGCAGGGCAAGAACTTCGTCTCGCGCGACCGCAAGCGCGAGATCAAGGAACAGACCACCCTGCGGCTGCGCGCCCGCACCTTCCCCATCCCGGCGGTCTTCGACCTCATCTGGAACCCAGGTGCCAACCGCGTCTACCTGTCCACCACCAACGCCAAGGTGCGCGCCCTGTTCGAGGACTACTTCACCCTCACCTTCGATCTGCACCTTGAGCCGCTGACCCCGTTCTTCATGGCCATGGACCTGCTTGGCGAAGACGCCGCGCCCAGGCTCGAACACCTCGACCCGACCATCTTCGTATAA
- a CDS encoding arylesterase — MTSPVRIACFGDSLTEGYGLRPGQALPAVLERLLDEEGMRTRCLNFGVSGDTASDGLRRIDTVLKAVPDAAVVAFGANDCFQGDPVPLVRATLGRIIKTLLDRSIPVLLVGITAALNPDAEYRRAFYPIFTSLAAEHGLDLFPDILVSYSGNPALTLPDGLHPSASGVEAIARDLLPQVRQLALSAR, encoded by the coding sequence ATGACATCCCCGGTTCGCATAGCCTGCTTTGGCGACAGCCTGACCGAAGGGTACGGCCTGCGCCCCGGCCAGGCCCTCCCGGCGGTGCTTGAACGGCTGCTCGACGAAGAGGGGATGCGCACCCGGTGCCTGAACTTCGGCGTGTCAGGCGACACCGCCTCCGACGGCCTCAGGCGCATCGACACGGTGCTCAAGGCCGTGCCTGACGCTGCTGTGGTGGCCTTCGGCGCCAACGACTGCTTTCAGGGCGACCCGGTCCCCCTGGTGCGGGCGACCCTGGGCCGGATCATCAAGACCCTGCTTGACCGCTCCATCCCGGTCCTGCTGGTGGGCATCACCGCCGCGCTCAATCCCGACGCAGAGTACAGACGCGCCTTTTACCCCATATTCACATCCCTGGCCGCAGAACACGGGCTGGACCTGTTCCCGGACATCCTTGTCAGCTACTCCGGCAACCCGGCCCTGACCCTGCCGGACGGGCTGCACCCCTCGGCCTCCGGGGTGGAAGCCATTGCCCGCGACCTGCTGCCCCAGGTCAGGCAGCTCGCTCTTTCCGCCCGCTAA
- a CDS encoding TVP38/TMEM64 family protein produces MEHGHNGGVWRTILKVGAVLAVLGAVSWAMEHWGGGGMTLLSAFVAAQGSLAGAVFVTINAVAVMLLVPQSLFTVAAGAMFGWKLGGLLASIGMTIGALGAFLAARHGLRRVIVRRYGEHPVFRAMQRLSVSHPLRVLALSRLIPVMPFPATSYLLGIVSVRPLPFVFLTWLCMLPETLLLASGGHLLHSGITGRASVEAAVALLAAGVVLAVVVHRMKRRIVEAEKGD; encoded by the coding sequence ATGGAACACGGGCATAACGGCGGGGTGTGGCGGACTATCCTCAAGGTCGGAGCGGTGTTGGCCGTGCTCGGCGCGGTCTCGTGGGCCATGGAGCACTGGGGCGGCGGGGGCATGACCCTGCTCTCCGCCTTTGTGGCGGCCCAGGGCAGTCTTGCCGGTGCGGTCTTTGTGACCATCAACGCCGTGGCCGTCATGCTGCTGGTGCCGCAATCGCTCTTCACCGTGGCCGCCGGGGCCATGTTCGGCTGGAAGCTCGGCGGGCTCCTGGCGAGCATCGGCATGACCATCGGGGCTTTGGGCGCGTTCCTGGCCGCCCGCCACGGGCTGCGCCGGGTCATTGTCCGGCGCTACGGGGAGCATCCGGTCTTCAGGGCGATGCAGCGGCTGAGCGTCTCCCATCCGCTTCGAGTCCTGGCCCTGAGCCGTCTGATCCCGGTTATGCCGTTTCCCGCGACCAGCTATCTTCTGGGCATTGTTTCGGTCAGGCCGCTGCCCTTCGTGTTTCTGACATGGCTGTGCATGCTGCCCGAGACGCTGCTCCTGGCCTCGGGCGGCCATCTGCTCCATTCGGGCATCACGGGCCGGGCCTCGGTCGAGGCGGCGGTGGCCCTTCTCGCGGCGGGCGTGGTCCTGGCGGTGGTTGTCCACCGGATGAAGCGCAGGATTGTCGAGGCCGAAAAAGGGGATTAG